The following proteins are co-located in the Engraulis encrasicolus isolate BLACKSEA-1 chromosome 2, IST_EnEncr_1.0, whole genome shotgun sequence genome:
- the LOC134439192 gene encoding cytohesin-3-like isoform X1 has product MGSQRKDSFLYGKASSDFTVHEKKQLETMRIHKSDIMDDIQKLRLEIASVMSEIENMASDEENKSAVRTKRFLCGKKKFNMDPKKGIQYLVDNCLLEWTPEAVSEFLYKEDGLNKTAIGNFLGEREEMHLQILKAFVDLHEFSDLNLVQALRQFLWSFRLPGEAQKIDRMMEAFATRYCNCNTGVFQSTDTCYILSFAIIMLNTSLHNPNVKDKPNLDRFISMNRGINNGGDLPAELLTKLYESIHNEPFKIPEDDGNDLTHTFFNPDREGWLLKEGGRVKTWKRRWFILTDSCLYYFQYTADKEPKGIIPLENLCVQEVEDPHKQFCLELFSPQGKKIKACKTETDGKVVMGKHQSYRISAATAEERDDWITSIRASITKDPFYDLVSMRKRKIANNVEAAD; this is encoded by the exons ATGGGCAGCCAGCGAAAGGACAGCTTCCTTTATGGGAAAG CCTCCTCAGACTTCACTGTTCATGAGAAGAAACAGCTGGAGACCATGAGGATCCATAAGAGTGACATCATGGATGATATTCAG AAACTGAGGCTGGAGATCGCGAGCGTCATGAGTGAGATCGAGAACATGGCCTCGGATGAGGAGAA CAAATCAGCAGTGCGGACAAAGCGATTTCTTTGCGGAAAGAAGAAATTTAACATGGATCCTAAAAAG GGTATTCAGTACCTGGTGGATAATTGCCTGCTGGAATGGACACCAGAGGCAGTGTCGGAATTCCTCTACAAGGAGGATGGGCTTAACAAAACCGCCATTGGCAACTTTTTAGGAGAAag AGAAGAGATGCATCTTCAGATCCTCAAAGCTTTTGTGGACCTCCATGAATTTTCAGACTTGAATTTAGTGCAGGCACTGAG GCAGTTCCTGTGGAGTTTCCGCCTGCCTGGCGAGGCTCAGAAGATAGACCGCATGATGGAGGCCTTCGCCACGCGCTACTGCAACTGCAATACGGGGGTCTTTCAGTCCACAG ACACCTGCTACATCCTGTCCTTCGCCATCATCATGCTGAACACCAGTCTGCACAACCCCAACGTGAAGGACAAGCCCAACCTGGACCGCTTCATCTCCATGAACAGAGGCATCAACAACGGGGGAGACCTGCCCGCCGAGCTCTTAACG AAACTCTACGAGAGCATTCACAACGAGCCATTCAAAATTCCCGAAGACGATGGCAATGATCTCACACACACGTTCTTCAACCCGGATAGGGAGGGATGGCTACTTAAAGAAG GGGGCAGAGTGAAGACATGGAAGAGGAGATGGTTCATTCTGACAGATAGTTGCCTATATTACTTCCAGTACACGGCA GACAAGGAGCCCAAAGGCATCATTCCACTGGAGAACCTGTGTGTCCAGGAGGTAGAGGATCCCCATAAACAG TTCTGCCTGGAGCTGTTCAGCCCCCAGGGCAAGAAGATCAAGGCCTGTAAGACGGAGACGGATGGCAAGGTGGTGATGGGCAAACACCAGTCGTACCGCATCAGCGCCGCCACCGCAGAGGAGCGTGACGACTGGATCACCTCCATACG GGCCAGCATAACGAAGGACCCGTTCTACGACCTGGTGTCCATGCGCAAAAGGAAGATTGCCAACAACGTGGAGGCTGCCGACTGA
- the LOC134439192 gene encoding cytohesin-3-like isoform X2 codes for MSEIENMASDEENKSAVRTKRFLCGKKKFNMDPKKGIQYLVDNCLLEWTPEAVSEFLYKEDGLNKTAIGNFLGEREEMHLQILKAFVDLHEFSDLNLVQALRQFLWSFRLPGEAQKIDRMMEAFATRYCNCNTGVFQSTDTCYILSFAIIMLNTSLHNPNVKDKPNLDRFISMNRGINNGGDLPAELLTKLYESIHNEPFKIPEDDGNDLTHTFFNPDREGWLLKEGGRVKTWKRRWFILTDSCLYYFQYTADKEPKGIIPLENLCVQEVEDPHKQFCLELFSPQGKKIKACKTETDGKVVMGKHQSYRISAATAEERDDWITSIRASITKDPFYDLVSMRKRKIANNVEAAD; via the exons ATGAGTGAGATCGAGAACATGGCCTCGGATGAGGAGAA CAAATCAGCAGTGCGGACAAAGCGATTTCTTTGCGGAAAGAAGAAATTTAACATGGATCCTAAAAAG GGTATTCAGTACCTGGTGGATAATTGCCTGCTGGAATGGACACCAGAGGCAGTGTCGGAATTCCTCTACAAGGAGGATGGGCTTAACAAAACCGCCATTGGCAACTTTTTAGGAGAAag AGAAGAGATGCATCTTCAGATCCTCAAAGCTTTTGTGGACCTCCATGAATTTTCAGACTTGAATTTAGTGCAGGCACTGAG GCAGTTCCTGTGGAGTTTCCGCCTGCCTGGCGAGGCTCAGAAGATAGACCGCATGATGGAGGCCTTCGCCACGCGCTACTGCAACTGCAATACGGGGGTCTTTCAGTCCACAG ACACCTGCTACATCCTGTCCTTCGCCATCATCATGCTGAACACCAGTCTGCACAACCCCAACGTGAAGGACAAGCCCAACCTGGACCGCTTCATCTCCATGAACAGAGGCATCAACAACGGGGGAGACCTGCCCGCCGAGCTCTTAACG AAACTCTACGAGAGCATTCACAACGAGCCATTCAAAATTCCCGAAGACGATGGCAATGATCTCACACACACGTTCTTCAACCCGGATAGGGAGGGATGGCTACTTAAAGAAG GGGGCAGAGTGAAGACATGGAAGAGGAGATGGTTCATTCTGACAGATAGTTGCCTATATTACTTCCAGTACACGGCA GACAAGGAGCCCAAAGGCATCATTCCACTGGAGAACCTGTGTGTCCAGGAGGTAGAGGATCCCCATAAACAG TTCTGCCTGGAGCTGTTCAGCCCCCAGGGCAAGAAGATCAAGGCCTGTAAGACGGAGACGGATGGCAAGGTGGTGATGGGCAAACACCAGTCGTACCGCATCAGCGCCGCCACCGCAGAGGAGCGTGACGACTGGATCACCTCCATACG GGCCAGCATAACGAAGGACCCGTTCTACGACCTGGTGTCCATGCGCAAAAGGAAGATTGCCAACAACGTGGAGGCTGCCGACTGA